In one Triplophysa dalaica isolate WHDGS20190420 chromosome 9, ASM1584641v1, whole genome shotgun sequence genomic region, the following are encoded:
- the LOC130428611 gene encoding gastrula zinc finger protein XlCGF57.1-like has product MSNTEPCRIINEDTGEQRDAMKVEEILTKNTLIKKDPNDHTKHHTREKPYTCPQCGKGFTHKQSLKKHMISHSGQLPYTCPQCEKGFPSKGRLTLHIKMHIGERLYVCPQCEKSFRRKSHLEEHIRTHTKELPYTCPQCGKSLAGGLKSHMRIHTGEKSYACLQCEKSYTKKVHLEYHMRTHTGERPYACPQCGKSFTTKDSLKVHMRIHTGEKRYACPQCEKCYTRKVHLDYHMRTHTGERPYACPQCGKSFTTKHSLKVHMRIHTGEIRYACLQCEKSYTRKVQLDYHMRTHNGERPYLCPQCGKSFTIKHSLNVHMRIHTGENPYACPQCGKSFSRKDSLENHMTTHTGDRPFICSQCGKSCARKHNLERHITSHTGERPYACPQCGENCKTKKSLNVHMRIHTEKRS; this is encoded by the exons ATGAGTAACACAGAGCCATGCagaataataaatgaagataCTGGAGAACAAAGAG atgCAATGAAAGTGGAAGAAATCCTGACAAAAAATACCTTGATAAAAAAGGACCCTAATGATCACACGAAACATCACACCAGAGAAAAACCatacacatgtcctcagtgtggaaagggtttcacacacaaacagagtcttaaaaaacacatgatATCTCACTCTGGACAATTGCCatacacatgtcctcagtgtgagaAGGGTTTTCCAAGCAAAGGAAGACTTACTTTACACATTAAAATGCACATTGGAGAACGTCTGTACGTttgtcctcagtgtgaaaagagtttcagaCGAAAAAGTCATCTTGAGGAACACATAAGAACTCACACCAAAGAGCTTCCATACAcctgtcctcagtgtggaaagagtttagCAGGAGGACTTAAATctcacatgagaattcacactggagaaaaatcATACGCATGTcttcagtgtgaaaagagttatACAAAAAAAGTTCATCTTGAATACCACATGAGAACTCATACTGGAGAGCGGCCGTAcgcatgtcctcagtgtggaaagagtttcacaacCAAAGATTCTCTTAAGgtccacatgagaattcacactggagaaaaacgaTACGCCTGTCCTCAGTGTGAGAAGTGTTATACAAGAAAAGTTCATCTTGACTACCACATGAGAACTCATACTGGAGAGCGGCCATAcgcatgtcctcagtgtggaaagagtttcacaacCAAACATTCTCTTAAGgtccacatgagaattcacaccggagaaaTAAGATACGCCTGTcttcagtgtgaaaagagttatACAAGAAAAGTTCAACTTGACTACCACATGAGAACTCATAATGGAGAGCGGCCGTACttatgtcctcagtgtggaaagagtttcacgaTCAAACATTCTCTTAATgtccacatgagaattcacactggagaaaaccCATACGcctgtcctcagtgtggaaagagtttctcAAGAAAAGATTCTCTTGAAAACCACATGACGACTCATACTGGAGACCGGCCGTTCATATgttctcagtgtggaaagagttgcGCAAGAAAACATAACCTTGAACGTCACATTACATCTCAtactggagagcgcccatacgcatgtcctcagtgtggagaGAATTGCAAGACCAAAAAATCTCTTAATgtccacatgagaattcacactgagAAGCGCTCATAA
- the LOC130428606 gene encoding E3 ubiquitin/ISG15 ligase TRIM25-like — MSESEHHEQFLCSICLDPLKEPVTIPCGHSYCLMCINDCWDQKDQRPPYSCPQCRESFTQRPLLKKNTLLSEMMEKLEKTSVHTASCSQENSGVECDVCTTEKNSAVMSCQQCLASFCESHLQPHYQSPVFMKHKLVKATSQVQENVCERHGKLMEIYCQDDNRCICYLCMIDNHKEHSVVSVESEWTKKKKALQNTKVTCTEMIHDRERGQQELGEVVKTFKSSAQNAMENSEKVFTDLIRFLEMKRSEVKEQISTQEKAEMDRAEVLNRQLDQELADLRQRDTEINKLLNTDDQVHFLKSFQSMCAVPIVQDLAGITQNTHLSFNDISISTIKKALEDVFLQETDKISREVSNVHIMHLSQPNIRSEFLKYFCELHLDPNTVNSDLILSDRNMTVSNVKRTVVYPDHPERFDHYCHVMCREGLQGRCYWEVKCHGDNWSVAVSYKGIGRKGAGHDCRLGYNKKSWRLGYDGQNFCFVHNKAQVHVPASSRIGVYLDHRAGILDFYNISDRMTLLHRVRTTFTEPLYPAFGVALGSTVNISDKETIQMDL, encoded by the exons ATGTCAGAGAGTGAACATCACGAGCAGTTCTTGTGTTCGATCTGTTTGGATCCTCTGAAGGAGCCCGTGACTATTCCATGTGGACACAGTTATTGTCTGATGTGTATTAATGACTGCTGGGATCAGAAGGATCAGAGACCGCCGTACAGCTGTCCTCAATGCAGAGAGAGCTTCACTCAGAGACCTCTGCTGAAGAAAAACACTCTTTTATCTGAGATGATGGAGAAGCTGGAGAAGACGTCTGTGCACACGGCTTCATGCTCTCAGGAGAACTCCGGTGTGGAGTGTGACGTTTGCACGACGGAGAAGAACAGCGCTGTCATGTCCTGTCAGCAGTGTTTGGCCTCTTTCTGTGAATCTCACCTGCAGCCTCACTATCAGTCTCCTGTCTTCATGAAGCACAAACTGGTTAAAGCCACCTCGCAAGTTCAAGAGAACGTGTGTGAACGTCACGGAAAACTAATGGAGATTTACTGTCAGGATGACAACCGGTGCATTTGTTACTTGTGCATGATTGACAATCACAAAGAGCACAGTGTGGTATCTGTGGAATCTGAATGGACGAAGAAAAAG aaagcgttgcaaaacacaaaggtgACATGCACAGAGATGATCCATGATCGAGAGAGAGGTCAACAGGAACTCGGTGAGGTTGTGAAGACTTTTAAA AGCTCAGCTCAAAACGCCATGGAAAACAGCGAAAAGGTCTTTACTGATCTCATCCGCTTTCTTGAGATGAAACGCTCCGAGGTTAAAGAGCAGATCAGCACTCAGGAGAAAGCCGAGATGGATCGAGCAGAAGTTCTTAACAGACAGTTGGATCAAGAGCTGGCAGACCTCAGACAAAGAGATACAGAGATCAACAAGCTTCTTAATACAGATGATCAGGTCCATTTTCTGAAG AGTTTTCAGTCCATGTGTGCTGTACCCATAGTTCAAGATCTTGCCGGCATCACCCAGAACACTCATCTGTCATTTAATGACATTTCAATATCAACAATCAAAAAGGCGTTGGAAGATGTCTTTCTGCAGGAAACAGACAAAATATCTCGAGAAG TCTcaaatgttcacatcatgcacCTATCACAACCTAACATCCGGAGtgaatttttaaaat atttTTGTGAGCTGCACCTGGACCCAAACACTGTAAACAGCGATCTCATATTGTCAGACAGAAATATGACGGTGTCTAATGTTAAAAGGACTGTGGTGTATCCTGACCACCCTGAGCGGTTTGATCATTATTGCCATGTCATGTGCAGAGAGGGTTTGCAAGGCCGTTGTTACTGGGAAGTCAAGTGCCATGGGGACAATTGGTCTGTGGCTGTTTCCTATAAAGGCATTGGTCGTAAAGGAGCCGGTCATGACTGCAGACTAGGCTACAACAAGAAATCCTGGAGACTTGGCTATGATGGGCAGAATTTCTGTTTTGTACATAATAAAGCACAGGTGCATGTCCCTGCTTCTTCTAGAATAGGTGTGTATCTGGATCACAGGGCAGGAATTTTGGACTTCTACAACATCTCTGATAGAATGACCCTATTACACAGAGTCCGTACCACTTTCACTGAACCACTATATCCTGCATTCGGGGTCGCATTAGGTTCAACTGTCAATATCTCAGACAAGGAAACAATTCAGATGGATCTGTAA